In the genome of Methanococcoides burtonii DSM 6242, the window ATATTCTTCCCGAAAAGCTCAAAACTAAGCCCTTCCTTAAAGTCAAAGACAAAATGTACGATCTTTTCTTTAGCACCTTTAAGACTGCTTTTCAGATTATTATCACGTTCTTCTGGAAAGATCACATTCTTTCCTGATATCAACGGCCTTATCGATCCAACATCCCCCACCGGATTAACGACAACCTCTTCTGCTCCCATCTCAGACATAACGTTTGCCATGATCGCCATATTTCCACCAACACGTATCACCGCCCGGTCATAAAAATGGTCCATCAGAAACCTAAAAACGGACACTTCCTGAATGAACCATTCAGCGCCTGTCCCATCCTGCATGCAGCCAACAAGACCTGCAATGAGATCAGAGATCGAAGTGATAGCGCCCGAAGAACGCTGAAAACTGTCGAATAGAACATCCCCATCCACTAATTCCAGCAATTCAGCAATATCTTCCCCTGTAATAGAATAAACAGCATCCAAATTCATGTTGTAGCCGCAGAGGAACTTCATCATCTTACCTCATTTAAGCTTTGAAAGAAAACCTGCAAATGCAGCTGCTGAAATGACATCGCCAATGCCAACGGTAGCTACTGGCTCACTAACAACCTTTGTAGGAATAACAATAGCATCATACTGGGGTGTACGAATACAGCCATTCTCGAAATCCTCCATACAGCACATGCCACTATTCACAAGATGGTCCTCCAATCTCCCAAGGTCACCATGTCCTTTGTCAGAAACAGGAACATCAAGACCTGCAACTGTACTTTCGAGTGAAACGATCTCCCCAAGTAATGCCTGTGAAGCTGCGGTAGTGGAAGCAAACAACAATGCTTTACGATGATCGAGAACAGACACAGGACAATCCTTAGCAACAACACAGATGTAAAAGCCAAGAGAATGGACGTGCACCCTTTCAAGTTCCAGCTCTTTTAAAAGCTTCACCGCACCTTCAAAAAGAGAAACTATCGCATTCTCGCCCTTATTGATGACAGAATATGCAAGCTCTTCATAACCAAGAACGTTCAACGCATTTGCGACTTCAACTGTATCAAGCCCCAATGAATGAACGTGCTTTTTTACGATATATTTAAGGATAGATTGTCTGATAAGCTTATTTTGAATGGACGTGAACTCCACATGTATGCGGATATTCGGATTTCCTTCCTTTAGCCTTTCTATCACATTGACAGCTTTATCAATGTAATCCATATAGGTCGAACCATCCTCATACTTTTCTTTTATCATCTGATAACCGGCAAGTAGCGCACCATCTATATTCGCCTGAAGAGAAGGTATCCGCTCATACAATTCCGGAACCATCTCTATACGAATCCATTTTGGACGAGAAGAGATGATGAGACGATTGTCCCTTGGCACAATGAAATGTTCTCCTTTAAAATTGACACCCATACCTTTTGAGAATTCAAGTATCCAGTTCACCTTAGATTTATTTTGAGGATCATAAGCATCCCTGGGACGAACAAGTCTAAGCTGATCGCCTTCAACAACAGGAAATAAAAGATTGTCCGAATCTACAAAATATTCGGCCTGTTCCGCGGAAAGCCAGGGGACATACGTTATCACATTTTGTCCGATAGATGCCAGAAGATTAGAGATTATACCTGCCTGACCACCCATTCGTGCATTATCAAACCCCAAATGATCAGTAAGCCACTCATGGATATCAGTCGTATTTGTCGGAACCTCTGCAGCTTTTCCATCCCGCATAGCAATAATAAGTCTTGCCATAAGATCGGAAGGAGAATCGATCTGCCGAGGATATTCAAACAACTTATCTTGGACTTCATTTTGGTCAACCTGAGCCAACAGCATGGAAATATCTTCCTCACTCACATGTTTGATAGCATCAATGTTACTGTTGTAAGCTACGAACATACCCTTTACATTGTCCAGAGACGAACAAATGTCATCATAGGACTCACGATAAACAAATTCCCACTCTCTAATATTCATAAGATCACCTTCGATAAAAAAACGTCAAAGCAGTATCATGTAGTATATTCAGAATTGATCCTTACATAATCATACGTAAGATCACAACCCCATGCCTTCGCATTTGCACTGCCAAGAGCAAGGCCCACCATGATAATGACTTCCAAACTTCCCATGATAGCTTCCAGCTTCTGCAGGTGTTCTTTATCTTCAGAGAGGATCTTACCCCCATCCACAAGATAAACAGTATCCACACCATTAGAAAAAGCAAGAGATAGCCTATCCTGCTCCAGTTCAGCACCGGAATATCCTGCTGCTGCAACAACTCTACCCCAATTCGGATCCTTGCCGAAAATAGCAGATTTCACAAGCGGAGAACGTACAATGGCTTTTGCGACAAGGCGAGCATCCTCCTCAGAGATTGCACCAGTTACCTGTGCTTCGATAAGCCGGGTAGCACCTTCACCGTCCTTTGCGATCTGTTTTGCAAGGTCTACAAGAACATGCTCAAGTCCTTCCTTAAATTCATTTATATCAGGAGAGATACCGGTAGCTCCCGTAGCTGTAAGAAGCACCATATCATTAGTACTTGTGTCCCCATCCACTACGACCATATTGAAGCTTCGGTCAACTGCTTCCCTGAGGCATCCATCAAGTACGTCCGATGAAAGAGCTGCATCAGTGTAGACAAAACCAAGCATAGTTCCCATGTTAGGCTCAATCATGCCGGAACCCTTTGCGATCCCGCCTATACATACACCACAATCAAGCTCTATCGCAGTCATCTTTGGGAACGTATCAGTGGTCATTATGGCCCTTGCAGCATGGCTGTTACCCTGAGGTGATGCTACAAGACCGCTCATCACTTCATCGACATTATCACGTATCCAGTCAATATCGAGCTTCCTGCCAATAACACCGGTAGATGCCACTGCGACAAGGTCACTATCGACACCCAGTCTTTCAGAAAGGATAGAGACCATTTCCCTTGCATCGGCGAGACCTTGCTCACCTGTAAAAGCATTGGCATTTCCACTGTTTGCTATCACCGCTGCCAGTCTGCCATTCTTACCAAGGGCTTCCCTTGTAACGATCAGTGGAGCAGCTATGACCTTATTCCTGGTAAAAACGCCCGCAGCATTCCCTTCAGCCACGATTATCGCAAGGCCCATTTTTCCCGGCTTGATACCGAAAGCACGAACTCCTTTTACTGCACATAGGCCGCTATCTTTAGTTTTCATAACATCACTTTAAATACCTGCAAGACCGCGAATGATGTCACCGCGGGTTATAAGGCCTACAATTTCACCATTATCGACAACAGGAAGTCTGTTAATTTTGTGCCGGCTCATTGATCTGGAAGCGTCCTCCACTGAACTTTCCAGACCTATCGTGAACACATCCTTTTCCATTATGTCGCTGACAGGTTTTGAACCAACATCAGAAAGCATCTTTTTGGTATCTTCCCAACCAATGAGCTCACGTATAGGTATCTCAATTATCTCGAAAGGACTGGGAAGCCAGAGACCACCATGTTCAGGGATGTTAAGCAATTTCAATAGGTCAACTTCGGAAACTATCCCTACGACCTTGCCCTCATCAACAACAGGAACACCGCTAATGTTCTTTTTCTTTAACAACTGTGCAGTACTGCTAATAGTATCCTGTGGACTGCATACAATGACATTACTGCTCATAATATCTTTTACATTCATGATCAAATCTCCTATGTAATTTATGGGGATGTTGCAGCTATACGAAGACCGGTGGTCTCATCAAAACCGCACATAAGGTTCATGTTCTGGATCGCCTGACCTGAAGCACCCTTTACCAGATTATCAATTGCTGAAACAACAACGACACGCCCGGTGTTGGCATCTACCTCAAACCCAATATCACAGAAGTTTGAGCCCTTTACAGCGCTAAGGGAAGGAATATCATCAACGACCCTCACAAAAGGCTTGTTCTTGTAGAATTCGTGATAAAGACCGCGTACATCCTCCAACGACATTTTCTCCTTTGTGAAAAGATGTGCAGTGGTAAGAATACCACGAATGGAAGGAACAACGTGTGGTGTGAAATTCACATCAGTGAAAGCATTGTCCAACCGGTTCAGTTCCTGAAGAATCTCTTCCCGATGCCTGTGAGTGGTCAGTTTATATGCCTGGACATTTTCTGCCATGTTAGGATAATGGGACACCATTGTAGGATTTATCCCTGCCCCGGTTATTCCGGATTTGGAATCGAATATGGCCATCTTGAGAAGTTTTGCAGCCGTAAGAGGAGCAGCTGACAGAATTGCACCTGTGGGATAACATCCCGGATTTGCAACGAAGGACTCATCCTTCACTTCAGGATGGAGTTCTACAAGACCGAAAACAGCATCCCTTGGGTCAACATGCTCCATATTGTAGACCTGTTCGAAGACACTTGTCTTCAAACGATAATCGGCACTAAGATCGATAACTTTAGTATTATCATCAATAAGCTCGGGAACTATGTTCA includes:
- the pfkC gene encoding ADP-specific phosphofructokinase; translated protein: MNIREWEFVYRESYDDICSSLDNVKGMFVAYNSNIDAIKHVSEEDISMLLAQVDQNEVQDKLFEYPRQIDSPSDLMARLIIAMRDGKAAEVPTNTTDIHEWLTDHLGFDNARMGGQAGIISNLLASIGQNVITYVPWLSAEQAEYFVDSDNLLFPVVEGDQLRLVRPRDAYDPQNKSKVNWILEFSKGMGVNFKGEHFIVPRDNRLIISSRPKWIRIEMVPELYERIPSLQANIDGALLAGYQMIKEKYEDGSTYMDYIDKAVNVIERLKEGNPNIRIHVEFTSIQNKLIRQSILKYIVKKHVHSLGLDTVEVANALNVLGYEELAYSVINKGENAIVSLFEGAVKLLKELELERVHVHSLGFYICVVAKDCPVSVLDHRKALLFASTTAASQALLGEIVSLESTVAGLDVPVSDKGHGDLGRLEDHLVNSGMCCMEDFENGCIRTPQYDAIVIPTKVVSEPVATVGIGDVISAAAFAGFLSKLK
- a CDS encoding CBS domain-containing protein produces the protein MNVKDIMSSNVIVCSPQDTISSTAQLLKKKNISGVPVVDEGKVVGIVSEVDLLKLLNIPEHGGLWLPSPFEIIEIPIRELIGWEDTKKMLSDVGSKPVSDIMEKDVFTIGLESSVEDASRSMSRHKINRLPVVDNGEIVGLITRGDIIRGLAGI
- the argJ gene encoding bifunctional ornithine acetyltransferase/N-acetylglutamate synthase encodes the protein MKTKDSGLCAVKGVRAFGIKPGKMGLAIIVAEGNAAGVFTRNKVIAAPLIVTREALGKNGRLAAVIANSGNANAFTGEQGLADAREMVSILSERLGVDSDLVAVASTGVIGRKLDIDWIRDNVDEVMSGLVASPQGNSHAARAIMTTDTFPKMTAIELDCGVCIGGIAKGSGMIEPNMGTMLGFVYTDAALSSDVLDGCLREAVDRSFNMVVVDGDTSTNDMVLLTATGATGISPDINEFKEGLEHVLVDLAKQIAKDGEGATRLIEAQVTGAISEEDARLVAKAIVRSPLVKSAIFGKDPNWGRVVAAAGYSGAELEQDRLSLAFSNGVDTVYLVDGGKILSEDKEHLQKLEAIMGSLEVIIMVGLALGSANAKAWGCDLTYDYVRINSEYTT
- the argC gene encoding N-acetyl-gamma-glutamyl-phosphate reductase; this translates as MINAGIVGASGYTGGELMRLLLNHPYVNIETATSRRLSGEAVSDTHKHLRGLVDIEFEDLSPEDIRGRCDVVFVAVPHGTAMNIVPELIDDNTKVIDLSADYRLKTSVFEQVYNMEHVDPRDAVFGLVELHPEVKDESFVANPGCYPTGAILSAAPLTAAKLLKMAIFDSKSGITGAGINPTMVSHYPNMAENVQAYKLTTHRHREEILQELNRLDNAFTDVNFTPHVVPSIRGILTTAHLFTKEKMSLEDVRGLYHEFYKNKPFVRVVDDIPSLSAVKGSNFCDIGFEVDANTGRVVVVSAIDNLVKGASGQAIQNMNLMCGFDETTGLRIAATSP